One genomic window of Oryctolagus cuniculus chromosome 11, mOryCun1.1, whole genome shotgun sequence includes the following:
- the CYP2D23 gene encoding cytochrome P450 2D/I (The RefSeq protein has 1 substitution compared to this genomic sequence) — protein MGLLSGEALAPLAVAVAIFLLLVDLMHKRPRWAARYPPGPVGIPGLGNLLQVDFRGIPNCFRQLRCRYGDVFSLQLAWTPVVVLNGPAAMREALVTYGEDTADRPYSLSLEHLGFGPQAQGVIMACYGHAWREQRRFSVSTLRNFGMGKKSLEHWVTEEAACLCAVFSEHAGHPFSPKALLNKAIGNVIASLTFGCRFEYDDHRLTRLMDLIEIMLEESTGILPLVLNVIPILLRIPGLVDKVFHGQKAFMALLDELVTEHRMTRDPAQPPRDLTDAFLDQVEKAKGNPESSFNDDNLRLVVADLFVAGMFTTSFTLSWALLLMILHPDVQRRVQQEIDEVIGPARRPEMGDQARMPYTTAVVHEVQRFADIVPLGVPHQTLRDIEVQGFLIPKGTMLFTNLSSVLKDEAVWEKPFRFHPGHFLDAQGRFVKQEAFMPFSAGHRACLGEPLARMELFLFFTCLLQRFSFSVPAGQPQPSDQGAPATLVTPAPYQLCAVAR, from the exons ATGGGGCTCCTGTCGGGAGAGGCACTGGCACCCCTGGCCGTGGCTGTGGCCATCTTCCTGCTCCTCGTGGACCTGATGCACAAGCGCCCACGCTGGGCTGCCCGCTACCCGCCGGGCCCCGTGGGCATACCTGGCCTGGGCAACCTGCTGCAGGTGGACTTCCGAGGTATCCCGAACTGCTTCCGTCAG CTGCGTTGCCGCTATGGGGACGTGTTCAGCCTGCAGCTGGCCTGGACGCCTGTGGTTGTGCTCAATGGGCCGGCGGCGATGCGGGAGGCGCTGGTGACTTATGGCGAGGACACCGCGGACCGCCCATACTCACTCTctttggagcacctgggttttgGGCCCCAAGCTCAAG GAGTCATCATGGCTTGCTATGGCCATGCATGGCGCGAGCAGCGCCGCTTCTCTGTCTCCACACTACGCAACTTCGGCATGGGGAAGAAGTCGCTGGAGCACTGGGTGACCGAGGAGGCTGCCTGCCTCTGTGCCGTCTTCTCCGAACATGCTG GACACCCCTTTAGCCCCAAGGCACTCCTGAACAAAGCCATTGGCAACGTGATCGCCTCGCTCACCTTTGGGTGCCGCTTTGAGTACGATGACCATCGCTTAACCAGGCTGATGGACCTGATAGAGATCATGTTGGAGGAGTCAACAGGGATCTTGCCACTG GTGCTGAACGTGATCCCCATACTCCTGCGCATCCCGGGGTTGGTGGACAAGGTCTTCCATGGGCAGAAGGCTTTCATGGCTCTGCTGGATGAGCTGGTGACCGAGCACCGCATGACACGcgacccagcccagcctccccggGACCTGACGGACGCCTTCCTGGATCAGGTGGAGAAG gccaagGGAAACCCTGAGAGCAGCTTTAACGATGACAACTTGCGCTTGGTGGTCGCTGACCTGTTTGTTGCTGGCATGTTCACCACATCATTCACACTGTCCTGGGCCCTCCTGCTTATGATCCTGCACCCGGATGTACAGC GCCGGGTCCAGCAGGAGATCGATGAGGTCATAGGGCCGGCGCGGCAACCAGAGATGGGGGACCAGGCGCGCATGCCCTACACCACCGCCGTGGTTCACGAGGTGCAGCGCTTCGCGGACATCGTCCCATTGGGGGTGCCTCACCAGACATTGCGGGACATTGAGGTGCAGGGCTTCCTCATCCCCAAG GGCACAATGCTGTTCACCAACCTATCATCGGTGCTGAAGGACGAGGCCGTCTGGGAGAAGCCCTTCCGCTTCCACCCGGGACACTTCCTGGACGCCCAGGGCCGCTTCGTGAAGCAGGAGGCCTTCATGCCTTTCTCCGCAG GCCACCGCGCGTGCCTTGGGGAGCCCCTGGCCCGCATGgagctcttcctcttcttcacctGCCTGCTGCAGCGCTTCAGCTTCTCGGTGCCCGCAGGACAGCCCCAGCCCAGCGACCaaggggcccctgctaccctggTGACCCCGGCCCCCTACCAGCTGTGTGCTGTGGCCCGCTAG